The genomic segment AGAAATGGCTCTATCCCTTTTTCGGTAGAAGCCATGAACAGCGTAAAATCTTGCGCGGACGCGGTGTCCACGCATGCGAGGGCTAAAAGCACAAATAATATCTTTTTCATTGTATTTCTCCTTTAAATTGTCAATGATTCTATATTTCTATATTTCGGATTTTAACGAGGTAGTATATGCCTGTGATAGCAAATGTATAGGCTATCTAAGACACTTACATTAGATATTGCAATTTTTTGGCTAATATAATATAATAAAAGTGTCGGGGAAGTTTCCACAACATTGTCATGTAGAAGCCACTTTACGCCTTGAATAACGCAAGTTCACGCCATTGGTCATAACTCCCCTAGCCCCTCTTATCCTAAAGAGGGGGGAAATTGTGCGACACCCTCACCTTAATCCTCTCCCTTTCTAGGAAGAGGGGGTACGAAAGGAATATGAAAGAAGATTTATTAAAAATACTCGCAGATATTGGATTTTCGGAGAAAGAGGCGAAAGTGTATCTCGCCCTGCTTGCGCTTGAAGCGGCGACGGCGAATGAGATCGCAAAAAAAGCAGACATCAATCGGACATCAGCATATGATGTGTTGGAAATTTTAATTAAAAGAGGAGTGGTGAGCAAATACAAGAAGAAGAGCCGAACGTTTTTTAACGTGAGCGATCCGAGGAAACTCATTGCATATCTCGAGCATGAAAAAGCTGATCACGAGAAGACGATTGAGAAACAGAAGACAGCGGTGTCCGTAATCCTGCCCGAGCTTATTTCTTTGCAAATGCCCTTAAGCACGAGGCCGAAGGTGCAGTTCTATGAAGGCGAAAAAGGAATGCGGGAGGCGTATGAAGATACGCTTAACGCGAAGGAAGGAATCTTGGCATATGCAAACGTTGAGACTGTTCATGCGGGTATTCCGAATTTTTTTCCGGAGTATTATCAGAGGAGGACAAAACTAGGAGTACCTATTAAAGCAATTTTTACAGAAAACGAACTTTCGCGTGAACGCGCTTCTCATAATCGGGAAGAGCTACGCCAAACAAAATTTTTACCTGATGCAAGCATGAAATTCTCGCCCGAGGTGAACATCTATAATAATAAAGTACTTATCGCGTCATGGCAGGAAAAAATGGCTGTGATTATTGAGTCCAAGGAATACGCAGATCTCATGCGGCTGACGTATCAGTTGTTATGGGATCGGCTTTGACTTTCTAGTGCCGTTACAATATAGTTTTCGGTGATGCGTTTCCATAATTCATCCTATTTTATTATATATTTTATGAATGGTATATCTGAAATTCAAATTGTAACGGTACTAGATTCCGGATCAAGTCCGGAATGACACATACCTATGTCCCAACTCATTCGTTTCCCCGGCATGGTGGATATGCATGTGCATATGCGCGAGCCAGGGATGGCTCAAAAAGAAGACTGGCTCACGGGAACTTCTGCGGCAGTCGCAGGCGGAGTGGTTGCGGTCGTTGATATGCCGAATACCATTCCGCCCACGTTCACGAGTGAGGCATTAGATGAAAAGGAAAAAATCGCGCGCGAGAAAGCCCTTTGTGATTACGGATTCTATTTCGGTTCTGACGGCAGCAACCTTGGTGAATTTGAAAAAGTATATGACCGCGTATTAGGGTTAAAACTTTATTTGGATGAAACCACAGGTGCGCCACCTCGTCATTCCCATGGAAATGGGAATCCAGATAGTAAAAATAAATCGATTCCTGTTTTTTCTGGATCCCCGATCAAGGCCTGCCCCGCACTTGATGCGGGGTCGGTGATGACATTGAAGCAGGGGGCGAACACGTTATTACTTGAGGATGAAAAAATAATTAAAAGCATATTTCGCGCCTGGCCGCGCGGCAAGCCGATTCTTGTGCACGCGGAAGGCGAGAAGCTTGCACGCGCGATTATCCTAGCTCAAAAGAATTACCAAAAACTCCACTGCTGCCATATTGCCACGAAAAAGGATATAGAAGTAATCGCAAAGGCCAAGATGAAGGGAATATCACTCACCTGCGAAGTCTCACCGCATCATTTATTCCTCACCAATAAGGACAGAACGCGGCTAGGATCACTCGCAATGATGAAACCGGAGCTGGGTACGGAGGCGGATCAACAAGCATTGTGGAATCATATTCAAAAAGGCACTGTTGATTGCATTGCTACGGACCATGCACCGCATACACTTGAGGAAAAATTGACCTCAGATCAACACAGTGACCCCTCCTCTGTCCCCCCCTTACTAAGGGGGGGATGGGGGGGTCCTTGGGGCGTGCCCGGGTTAGAGACTGCAATGCCTCTGCTTTTAACTGCGGTTGAAGACGGAAAATTAACCCATGAAGAACTCACGCGACTTACCAATATAAATCCGTGCCGTATATTGGGAATACGTCCTGCAGGACAGACGTATGTGGAAGTAGAAACCGGCATACAATACCAACTGGATGAAAGAACGCTAAAAACCAAATGCGGCTGGTCGCCGTTTGCTGACATGACGTTGAAAGCGCGCGTGGCGCGTACGATCATTCGTGGCGTTGAGGTATATAAAGATGGTAAGATAGTGGCAGCGAAAGGCGTGGGAAGGCCGATCTTGTCATCTCCGACTTGATCGGAGATCTAGTCAAAACATTAAAAAAAACAATTCATTTCTATTGATTTCTGGATTCCCGCTGGAGCCTGTCCCGTACCGCGATACGGGGCGGGAATGACACCTACAACTATGACTACACTACAAACCACATTTTGCGGCGTAGAATTTGAGAATCCTTTAATTTTGCCTTCTGGCATCATTACTGAAATCCCCGCGCATAAAAAAGCAGAAGACGCAGGAGCAGGAGGCGTAACGCTCAAATCCTTTACCGTGCAGCCGCGCGAAGGGCACCCCTTGCCGCGCATTATAAAATATGACCATGGTTTCTTAAATTCCGTAGGCCTGCGTAATGCGGGTATTGAAAAAGGCAAAGAGGCGGTCAAGGAATATCTCTTGCACGCGGGCGTCCCCACCATCGTGAGCGTATTTGCGACAAATGTGAAAGATTTTGTCCGGCTGGCGGAAACGTTTGCGCCGCTTAACCCTGCGATGATTGAGCTTAATCTAAGCTGTCCGAATGTGGAAGACGAATTTGGCGACCCAAGCGGCAATACTGCCGAGAGCGCGGGCAATGCAGTGAAAGCAGTGAAAAAGGTTGCGGGCGCGGTGCCGCTTATCGCAAAACTGTCACCTAATGTGGCGAGCATTGCGGATGTGGCGAAATCGTGCGAAGCGGCAGGCGCCGATGCGATTTCTGCCATTAATACGGTAGGGCCGGGCATGGTTATTGACATTAAAACGCGTAAACCTGTGCTCGGGCATCTCAAAGGAGGCGTTTCGGGCGCGGGGATTTTTCCGGTTGCCGTGGCGAAAATCTATGAGCTCTATGACGCGGTAAAGATTCCCATCCTCGGCATGGGAGGCGTGACGAGCTGGCAGAATGCGGTTGAGATGATGATGGCGGGCGCGTCCCTGGTAGGCGTGGGTTC from the Patescibacteria group bacterium genome contains:
- a CDS encoding helix-turn-helix domain-containing protein, whose translation is MKEDLLKILADIGFSEKEAKVYLALLALEAATANEIAKKADINRTSAYDVLEILIKRGVVSKYKKKSRTFFNVSDPRKLIAYLEHEKADHEKTIEKQKTAVSVILPELISLQMPLSTRPKVQFYEGEKGMREAYEDTLNAKEGILAYANVETVHAGIPNFFPEYYQRRTKLGVPIKAIFTENELSRERASHNREELRQTKFLPDASMKFSPEVNIYNNKVLIASWQEKMAVIIESKEYADLMRLTYQLLWDRL
- a CDS encoding dihydroorotate dehydrogenase; translation: MTTLQTTFCGVEFENPLILPSGIITEIPAHKKAEDAGAGGVTLKSFTVQPREGHPLPRIIKYDHGFLNSVGLRNAGIEKGKEAVKEYLLHAGVPTIVSVFATNVKDFVRLAETFAPLNPAMIELNLSCPNVEDEFGDPSGNTAESAGNAVKAVKKVAGAVPLIAKLSPNVASIADVAKSCEAAGADAISAINTVGPGMVIDIKTRKPVLGHLKGGVSGAGIFPVAVAKIYELYDAVKIPILGMGGVTSWQNAVEMMMAGASLVGVGSAVYSKGYVVFEEIKEGLTRYLEENGFNNINEVVGLAHNH